A window from Neobacillus sp. PS3-40 encodes these proteins:
- a CDS encoding cytosolic protein: MKSFVVSFHQEDRVDAMQIQKLNQEDFGKATEGGTRHLFDLDTNMGFFVFFDAEDKDGVVSYLVLQYEEESEDPSGCYSFRLEDYYEFTALFLNDLEYNEETNEEEEEEEYGPIHHLAHLLFHIVEEGKDIEV; this comes from the coding sequence ATGAAGTCATTTGTAGTAAGTTTTCATCAAGAAGATCGTGTGGATGCCATGCAAATCCAAAAGCTTAACCAAGAGGATTTTGGAAAAGCGACAGAAGGTGGGACAAGGCACTTATTTGATTTGGATACAAATATGGGCTTTTTTGTATTTTTCGATGCAGAGGATAAAGACGGAGTAGTATCTTATCTCGTTCTACAATATGAAGAGGAAAGTGAAGATCCAAGCGGATGTTATTCCTTCCGTTTAGAGGATTATTATGAATTTACAGCCCTTTTCCTAAATGATCTTGAATATAATGAAGAAACAAACGAAGAGGAAGAAGAAGAGGAATACGGACCAATTCATCATCTAGCCCACTTGCTTTTCCATATTGTTGAAGAAGGCAAGGATATTGAAGTGTAA
- a CDS encoding magnesium transporter CorA family protein — translation MLEIFKSNEAKILEKIDTITKGCWINMYAPTEEEINRVANDAQIPVDLIKDALDDEERPRIERDNDQVYIIVDYPYITHDDSGFPIYETIPIGIVLTGDCILTVSLKDTPILADFKSNKMKEFFTFKKTRFALQILFVISSYYLRYLKLINKKTNEIEREIHQSMKNKELYAFLALEKSLVYFTTSLKSNKVVLDKILRFNYLKMYEEDKDLLEDVIIEKTQAIEMAETYRSILNGMMNAFASIISNNLNIVMKFLTSITIILSFPTMVASFYGMNVGIPFQHVAHSYMIPLLISGLLTGLTAFIFWKKKYF, via the coding sequence ATGCTCGAGATTTTTAAAAGCAATGAAGCAAAAATTTTAGAAAAGATCGATACAATCACAAAGGGCTGTTGGATCAATATGTATGCTCCAACAGAAGAAGAAATAAATCGAGTTGCAAATGACGCACAAATTCCCGTTGATTTAATCAAAGATGCTCTGGACGATGAAGAACGTCCACGGATTGAAAGGGATAATGACCAAGTATATATTATCGTCGATTATCCTTATATAACCCATGATGATTCGGGTTTTCCTATTTACGAAACCATCCCGATTGGTATTGTCTTAACAGGGGATTGTATTTTAACGGTTTCATTAAAAGATACACCCATTTTAGCTGATTTTAAGAGCAATAAAATGAAAGAATTCTTTACCTTTAAAAAGACGCGGTTCGCCTTGCAAATTTTATTTGTTATTTCATCTTATTATCTTCGTTATTTAAAACTTATTAATAAGAAAACAAATGAAATTGAACGGGAAATCCATCAATCCATGAAAAATAAAGAATTATATGCCTTTTTAGCGTTAGAAAAAAGTTTGGTTTACTTTACCACCTCATTGAAATCTAACAAGGTTGTGTTGGATAAAATTCTTCGGTTTAATTATTTGAAGATGTACGAAGAGGATAAGGACTTATTAGAGGACGTTATTATTGAAAAAACACAGGCCATTGAAATGGCGGAAACATACCGCTCCATCTTAAACGGAATGATGAATGCTTTTGCATCAATTATTTCAAACAATTTAAACATCGTGATGAAATTCTTGACGTCAATTACGATTATTCTCTCATTTCCAACGATGGTTGCTAGCTTTTATGGGATGAACGTTGGGATACCATTTCAGCATGTTGCACACTCATATATGATACCGCTATTAATATCCGGACTTTTAACAGGATTAACCGCATTTATTTTTTGGAAAAAGAAATACTTTTGA
- a CDS encoding cation diffusion facilitator family transporter, translating into MELREALAKKVAWISVVSNVILTLGKIIIGLYGNSDSVFADGIHSAADVFASIIVLVVIRISNKPADKEHPYGHGKAEVIVSGIVGILLFFVSIYVVYEGISGFFHKIETPSLLALWVAIFSFLAKVILFRTSLGVSKQYNSKAIEAIAFDHKADIWASIAAAIGVLLSIIGEWANIAILQYGDKVASIFVAYLIFRISKEMLIEAFDILLERSINTDTLKDYLAIISEFDKVKRIDRIRAREHGHYILVDLRISVDHSMTIKEGHDLSKAIKEKLMSKFDNIKEVLIHLNPFYPEE; encoded by the coding sequence ATGGAATTAAGGGAAGCCCTTGCTAAAAAAGTAGCATGGATTAGTGTTGTAAGTAATGTGATTTTAACATTGGGGAAAATTATTATAGGTTTGTACGGAAATAGTGATTCTGTGTTTGCAGATGGTATTCACTCTGCAGCGGATGTTTTTGCATCGATCATTGTTTTGGTCGTGATAAGGATTTCCAACAAGCCTGCAGATAAAGAACATCCATATGGACATGGTAAAGCAGAAGTCATTGTATCGGGGATTGTGGGGATATTGCTTTTTTTTGTCTCCATTTACGTTGTTTACGAAGGAATAAGTGGCTTTTTTCATAAAATTGAAACCCCGAGCTTATTAGCTTTGTGGGTTGCTATATTTTCCTTCCTTGCAAAGGTTATTTTGTTTAGAACATCATTGGGTGTATCAAAACAGTATAATAGCAAGGCGATTGAAGCGATTGCTTTTGACCATAAAGCAGATATTTGGGCATCAATTGCAGCGGCAATTGGGGTTTTACTTTCCATCATTGGAGAATGGGCTAATATAGCCATTTTACAATATGGAGATAAAGTAGCCAGTATTTTTGTTGCCTATTTGATTTTTAGAATATCAAAGGAAATGTTAATTGAAGCTTTTGACATTTTGTTGGAACGAAGCATAAATACCGATACTTTAAAGGACTATCTTGCGATTATTTCAGAATTCGATAAAGTAAAAAGGATTGACCGAATAAGGGCTAGAGAACATGGTCATTATATCCTGGTGGACTTGCGAATATCTGTAGATCATTCTATGACGATTAAAGAAGGCCATGATCTTTCAAAAGCGATAAAAGAAAAACTAATGAGTAAATTTGATAATATTAAGGAAGTATTAATCCATTTAAATCCCTTTTATCCAGAAGAGTAG
- a CDS encoding YozQ family protein has translation MDKKVPNGSTKLAGRTYDTSDYQKKDSLSNGLATTHEQVSDTYMEGEIGAVTDDKANVTKK, from the coding sequence ATGGATAAAAAGGTTCCAAACGGAAGTACAAAACTAGCAGGACGCACTTACGATACAAGTGATTATCAAAAAAAAGATTCTCTCTCAAACGGGCTGGCAACAACCCATGAACAGGTTAGTGATACGTATATGGAAGGTGAAATCGGTGCTGTCACCGATGACAAAGCAAATGTAACCAAGAAATAA
- a CDS encoding TraR/DksA C4-type zinc finger protein: MVSTQQLAELRSQLFKEKKELEKHLEQNDHFGLERGFYHESMGELSSYDNHPADEGTDLYEREKDIALNEHYEMALHNIDHALLAMENGTYGKCEVCGREIPIERLEALPNTTYCKEHSPDQFVSHDRPVEEGVLMPPWGKFDMDEKHEDVAFDAEDSWQAVAEWGTSETPSDLAFSQDDYKDIYIEADENVGYVEDYENFVGNDMYGKNITVYPNPQHEQYEEALDEEGIMTSFGDLPAYEHDPYVDED, translated from the coding sequence ATGGTATCCACGCAGCAATTGGCTGAGTTACGTTCACAATTATTTAAGGAAAAAAAGGAATTAGAGAAGCATTTAGAGCAAAATGATCATTTTGGTTTAGAGAGGGGCTTTTATCATGAATCTATGGGAGAGTTGTCGAGTTATGATAACCACCCGGCTGATGAAGGGACAGACCTTTACGAGCGTGAAAAGGATATCGCTTTAAATGAACATTATGAAATGGCATTACACAATATTGATCATGCTCTTCTTGCTATGGAAAATGGAACATATGGTAAATGTGAAGTTTGTGGACGTGAGATCCCGATAGAGAGATTAGAGGCTTTACCAAATACAACATATTGTAAGGAACATAGCCCTGATCAATTTGTTTCACACGACCGACCAGTGGAGGAAGGTGTTTTAATGCCTCCATGGGGGAAATTTGATATGGATGAAAAACATGAGGATGTTGCTTTTGACGCTGAGGATTCCTGGCAGGCGGTTGCAGAATGGGGAACATCGGAAACACCATCAGATTTGGCTTTTTCTCAAGATGACTATAAGGATATCTACATCGAGGCAGATGAAAATGTTGGATACGTAGAGGATTACGAAAACTTTGTTGGAAATGATATGTATGGGAAAAATATTACCGTCTATCCGAATCCACAGCATGAACAATACGAGGAAGCGCTGGATGAAGAGGGAATCATGACAAGCTTTGGTGATTTACCGGCATATGAACATGATCCTTACGTGGATGAGGATTAA
- a CDS encoding LysE family transporter, with translation MNTFLSYILLGLSLAAPIGPINAAQIDKGIRNGFLHAWFIGVGAVIADGIYMLIVYIGVSHFLETSFMKMFLWSFGCFVLIYTGVESLIGAGKLNLDQRRSEESLLKTLFSGFFMSISNPLTILFWLGIYGSILAKTVATYERSQLMIYSSAIFIGLLLWDIMMAGVSSSFRNFLTSKSIVFISILSGLSLIGFGIYFGVQAIGIFMNN, from the coding sequence ATGAATACCTTTTTAAGTTATATCCTGTTAGGTTTGTCGCTTGCGGCCCCAATTGGCCCAATTAATGCGGCACAAATTGATAAAGGAATTCGGAATGGATTTCTTCATGCGTGGTTTATAGGGGTTGGAGCGGTTATAGCAGATGGAATTTATATGCTTATTGTCTACATAGGGGTCTCGCATTTTCTTGAAACGTCTTTCATGAAAATGTTCCTGTGGTCGTTTGGTTGTTTTGTGCTTATCTATACTGGTGTTGAAAGCTTAATCGGCGCTGGAAAACTGAATCTAGATCAGCGCCGTAGTGAAGAATCCCTTCTGAAAACTCTTTTTTCAGGGTTCTTTATGTCGATTTCCAACCCTTTAACCATTCTTTTTTGGCTAGGAATTTATGGATCAATTCTTGCCAAGACTGTTGCCACCTATGAGAGAAGTCAACTCATGATTTACAGTAGTGCTATTTTTATTGGATTATTGCTTTGGGATATCATGATGGCGGGGGTATCAAGTAGTTTTAGAAATTTTTTAACTTCGAAATCAATTGTTTTTATATCAATCTTATCTGGCCTTTCCCTGATTGGATTTGGAATTTATTTTGGTGTACAGGCCATTGGCATATTTATGAATAATTAA
- a CDS encoding glycosyltransferase family 2 protein: protein MSEPVLTVVVPCFNEEEVLPETMVELHQLLLALINEKLISNRSKLLFVDDGSKDRTWDLIYKEGINNEYVRGLKLSRNVGHQNALLAGLFSAKDNSDCMISIDADLQDDIYVIREFIHKFNEGNEIVYGVRKGRDTDTFFKRSTAQGFYKVMKKLGVGLIYNHADFRLMSRRAVSELERFNEVNLFLRGIVPLIGFRSSEVYYDRQERHAGETKYPLKKMLAFAFDGITSFSVTPIRLVLLLGFVSFFGSLLFGLYFLTLKFLGQTQTGWTSLITSIWLIGGLQLIAIGLIGEYVGKIYKESKHRPKYIIDIDMFNMGIPRLKSSTIDEELELSRFDEFRKLSETK, encoded by the coding sequence ATGAGTGAACCAGTCCTTACAGTTGTGGTGCCATGTTTTAATGAAGAAGAGGTTTTGCCGGAAACGATGGTAGAACTTCATCAACTATTGCTTGCGTTAATAAATGAAAAGTTGATCTCGAACAGAAGCAAACTCCTATTCGTTGATGATGGTAGTAAGGATCGAACGTGGGATTTAATTTATAAAGAAGGAATAAATAATGAATATGTTCGCGGTTTAAAGCTTTCAAGGAATGTTGGCCACCAAAATGCTTTATTAGCTGGCTTGTTTTCGGCAAAAGATAATTCAGACTGTATGATTTCCATTGATGCTGACCTTCAGGATGATATTTATGTGATCCGTGAATTCATTCATAAATTCAATGAAGGAAACGAAATTGTATATGGAGTGCGTAAAGGAAGAGATACTGACACCTTTTTTAAACGAAGCACTGCCCAAGGATTTTATAAGGTAATGAAAAAATTAGGGGTTGGTCTCATATATAATCATGCTGATTTCCGATTAATGAGTAGACGTGCCGTTAGTGAACTAGAGCGCTTTAATGAAGTGAATCTATTTTTAAGAGGTATTGTTCCTCTCATTGGTTTTCGTTCCTCAGAAGTTTATTATGATCGTCAGGAAAGGCATGCTGGTGAAACAAAGTATCCATTGAAAAAAATGCTGGCGTTTGCGTTTGACGGAATCACGTCCTTTTCGGTCACACCGATCAGATTGGTTTTATTGCTTGGCTTTGTCTCATTTTTTGGCAGCCTCCTTTTTGGCCTTTATTTTTTAACGCTAAAGTTTTTAGGGCAGACACAGACAGGATGGACATCTCTTATCACTTCTATTTGGCTCATTGGAGGCTTGCAACTAATTGCAATCGGCTTAATTGGTGAATATGTGGGTAAAATTTATAAAGAATCGAAACACCGCCCAAAGTATATTATTGATATTGATATGTTTAATATGGGAATACCAAGGCTGAAAAGTTCTACAATTGATGAGGAATTGGAATTGAGTAGGTTCGATGAATTTAGGAAGCTATCTGAAACAAAATAA
- a CDS encoding DUF6044 family protein: MIQRIKERKLLVIAFLILAAYLAPLFILQENAHIRIHDNLDSNLAWYKVLARSGKMFGALNSVIPQVINGLPRNAFGTEYSGIVWLFALFPTMIAYGLSQALTRVVAFIGMYLLLKKHLLRGKKWEFIQVGTSLAFSLTPFWPSGMLSTLGMPFALWAFLNIRNGEAFWKSYLVLTLLPLYSSIVLGFFFFLSAMGIFWLWDVLRGRGWNVRFFLAIFYMTSIYMLVEYRLVYSFLYTTELNSRDEYFHAHLTFWHAVRLAFKNYLLGHTHDMTVHGLIILPVTLIAIYFVYSQKLWQQEKIFVFLFIFNIFLSFWYAFWFYKGWLPIIKRFHFMDTFNFARYHFLRPLVIYAGFALALKILSVQGKSWARAAKWLIAAQLVFLALFNDEIIYHEKPTVKEFYAEDLFKEIKNYIGEPQKEYRVASIGIHPAISQYNGFYTLDTYNNFYPLRYKHQFRKIIEKELKKNGIVRTYFDQWGGRCYIFTSQLGKRYMIKKDSKRHLKNLQLNTNIFKKMGGRYIFSSLPIDNAGQNKLILEKTFETKNSAWKIYLYKVM; encoded by the coding sequence ATGATTCAAAGGATCAAAGAACGGAAATTGTTGGTTATTGCTTTCTTAATCCTAGCAGCATACCTTGCTCCGCTGTTTATTTTACAAGAAAATGCTCATATTCGAATTCATGATAATTTGGATTCCAATTTAGCTTGGTATAAGGTGTTAGCGAGAAGTGGGAAAATGTTCGGAGCACTGAATTCTGTCATCCCACAAGTTATTAATGGATTACCTAGAAATGCTTTTGGGACTGAGTATAGCGGAATCGTTTGGCTCTTTGCCTTGTTTCCAACCATGATTGCCTATGGATTAAGCCAAGCACTGACAAGAGTTGTAGCTTTTATTGGAATGTATTTACTTCTTAAAAAGCACTTGTTGCGAGGTAAGAAGTGGGAATTTATTCAAGTTGGCACATCTCTTGCCTTTTCCTTAACACCCTTTTGGCCTTCTGGAATGCTAAGTACACTTGGAATGCCTTTCGCACTTTGGGCTTTCCTTAACATAAGAAACGGCGAAGCATTCTGGAAAAGTTATCTGGTCCTTACCCTTTTACCTCTATATTCAAGTATTGTCTTAGGCTTCTTCTTCTTTTTAAGTGCTATGGGGATTTTTTGGCTTTGGGATGTTCTAAGGGGAAGGGGCTGGAATGTCCGGTTTTTCTTAGCTATTTTTTATATGACATCGATTTATATGCTTGTCGAATATCGACTTGTTTACTCGTTTTTATATACAACCGAACTAAACAGCCGTGATGAATACTTTCATGCTCACCTAACATTTTGGCATGCGGTTCGCTTAGCTTTTAAAAATTATTTGCTTGGACACACACATGATATGACGGTCCATGGATTAATTATTTTACCCGTAACACTTATTGCCATTTATTTTGTTTATTCACAGAAACTTTGGCAACAGGAAAAGATCTTTGTGTTTTTATTTATCTTTAATATTTTCCTGTCATTCTGGTATGCTTTTTGGTTTTATAAAGGATGGTTGCCTATAATTAAACGGTTTCACTTCATGGATACCTTTAATTTTGCACGGTATCACTTTTTACGACCCCTTGTTATTTATGCAGGATTTGCACTCGCATTAAAGATTCTTTCTGTTCAAGGGAAAAGCTGGGCAAGGGCAGCCAAATGGTTAATTGCGGCACAACTTGTTTTTTTAGCCCTTTTTAATGATGAAATTATTTACCATGAAAAGCCTACTGTAAAAGAGTTTTATGCGGAGGATTTATTTAAAGAGATTAAAAATTATATCGGCGAGCCACAAAAGGAATATCGGGTTGCTAGTATTGGTATTCATCCAGCCATTTCTCAGTACAATGGCTTTTACACCCTTGATACATATAATAATTTTTATCCATTACGTTATAAACATCAGTTTAGAAAAATTATTGAAAAGGAACTAAAAAAAAATGGCATCGTTCGCACCTATTTCGATCAATGGGGTGGGCGCTGTTACATTTTTACTAGCCAGCTTGGGAAGCGCTATATGATAAAAAAAGATTCAAAAAGGCATTTGAAAAATCTCCAGTTAAACACGAATATTTTTAAAAAAATGGGTGGTCGTTACATTTTCTCAAGTCTTCCAATTGACAACGCAGGCCAAAATAAACTAATCCTTGAAAAAACATTCGAAACCAAGAATTCAGCATGGAAAATTTATTTGTACAAGGTAATGTAA
- a CDS encoding aspartyl-phosphate phosphatase Spo0E family protein: protein MTLPLDTLLSDIESTRTEMITLAYQYGYSNPHVVQCSQKLDYLLNWYNTNKS from the coding sequence ATGACATTACCTTTGGATACTTTATTATCGGATATTGAAAGCACTAGGACTGAAATGATCACGTTAGCCTATCAATATGGATATTCAAATCCACATGTTGTTCAATGTAGTCAAAAGCTGGATTACCTTTTAAATTGGTACAACACTAATAAAAGTTAA
- a CDS encoding potassium channel family protein — protein sequence MSNHFYISFLRLPLLIRVLLIALLVFLTFGVIIHLLEPITFPTIFDGIWWAIVTASTVGYGDYVPRTLLGRFTTVILILLGVGLVSSYFITLATTAVTRQDALSEGKIAFKGNKHIIIVGWNERSRELIRKLTLLKFPQTIVLIDETLESNPVQSRYVHFIQGRSHMDETILKSNIDQAEKVLITADRGDDELQADMNSILTLLTIKGLCPHVKCIVEILTAEQVGNAVRAGADEVIQSNKLTSIFMVNSLHSKGDGLLSDFVHHLQESRLEVSSVAEKFAGKAFKDIYIELYEHGNLLIGIKRGEKTFLNPSHSLQLEKDDQLLIIS from the coding sequence ATGTCAAACCATTTTTATATAAGTTTTTTACGCTTGCCGCTCCTTATACGAGTATTATTAATTGCACTCCTTGTGTTTCTTACCTTCGGTGTCATCATTCATCTTTTAGAACCTATTACCTTTCCTACTATTTTTGATGGGATTTGGTGGGCCATTGTGACGGCGTCTACTGTCGGCTACGGGGACTATGTTCCACGTACCTTATTAGGAAGATTCACGACCGTCATCCTTATTTTGCTTGGGGTTGGATTGGTTTCCTCTTATTTTATAACTCTTGCTACTACGGCTGTCACAAGACAGGATGCCCTTTCGGAAGGAAAAATAGCCTTTAAAGGAAACAAACATATCATTATTGTTGGCTGGAATGAGCGATCAAGAGAGTTAATTAGAAAACTTACACTTCTAAAATTTCCTCAAACAATTGTGTTAATTGATGAAACACTTGAATCAAATCCAGTCCAATCAAGGTATGTCCATTTTATTCAAGGAAGATCTCATATGGATGAGACTATTTTAAAAAGCAATATCGATCAGGCAGAAAAGGTTTTAATCACTGCAGACCGCGGAGATGATGAACTTCAGGCCGATATGAATAGTATCTTAACCTTGCTTACAATTAAAGGCTTATGCCCTCATGTCAAATGTATCGTTGAAATTTTAACAGCAGAGCAAGTTGGTAATGCCGTTCGTGCTGGAGCAGATGAAGTCATCCAATCCAACAAATTGACAAGCATCTTTATGGTAAACAGCCTCCACTCGAAGGGTGATGGACTTTTATCAGATTTTGTCCATCATTTGCAAGAAAGCAGACTTGAAGTTTCTTCAGTAGCTGAAAAATTTGCTGGAAAAGCCTTTAAAGACATCTATATCGAGCTTTATGAACACGGAAATCTGTTGATTGGGATAAAGCGAGGAGAAAAAACCTTTTTGAACCCTTCCCACTCACTTCAATTGGAAAAAGATGATCAGTTATTAATCATAAGTTAA
- a CDS encoding glucose-6-phosphate isomerase, whose amino-acid sequence MTHVHFDYSKALTFFGEHELTYLRDAVKVAHHSLHEKTGAGSDFLGWIDLPTNYDKEEFSRIQKSAEKIKSDSDVLLVIGIGGSYLGARAAIEMLQHSFYNALPKEKRSTPQIIFVGNSISSSYMTDVIDLLDGKDFSINVISKSGTTTEPAIAFRLFRKLLEEKYGKEEARKRIYATTDKARGALKTVATEKGYESFVIPDDIGGRYSVLTAVGLLPIAASGANIEKMMEGAAAASKDYSHSELEENEAYQYAAVRNALYNKGKTIEMLINYEPGLQYFSEWWKQLFGESEGKDQKGIYPSSANFSTDLHSLGQYVQEGRRDLFETIIKVDKPRYELKIEKEENDLDGLNYLAGKTIDFVNNKAFEGTMLAHTDGGVPNLIVTIPAMDEYTFGYLAYFFEKACAMSGYLLGVNPFDQPGVEAYKVNMFALLGKPGYEEKKAELEKRL is encoded by the coding sequence ATGACACATGTTCATTTTGATTATTCAAAAGCATTAACGTTCTTTGGAGAACACGAACTTACATATCTACGTGATGCTGTTAAAGTGGCTCATCACTCATTACATGAAAAAACAGGAGCAGGTAGTGACTTTTTAGGATGGATTGATCTACCTACCAACTACGATAAAGAAGAATTTTCACGTATTCAGAAATCTGCTGAGAAAATCAAGTCGGATTCTGACGTCCTTCTTGTTATTGGTATTGGAGGCTCTTATTTAGGAGCACGAGCAGCGATTGAAATGCTTCAGCACAGCTTCTATAACGCTCTTCCAAAAGAGAAAAGAAGTACACCGCAAATCATTTTTGTTGGAAACAGTATTAGCTCAAGCTACATGACTGATGTAATAGATCTTCTTGATGGGAAGGACTTTTCTATCAATGTTATCTCTAAATCAGGAACAACAACGGAGCCAGCTATCGCATTCCGCCTTTTCCGTAAGCTTCTTGAAGAAAAATATGGTAAAGAAGAAGCCCGCAAAAGAATTTATGCTACAACGGATAAAGCAAGAGGTGCATTAAAAACAGTAGCAACAGAAAAAGGTTATGAGTCGTTTGTTATTCCAGATGATATTGGTGGCCGTTACTCTGTCCTTACAGCTGTTGGTTTATTACCAATTGCAGCAAGTGGTGCAAATATCGAGAAAATGATGGAAGGAGCAGCAGCGGCAAGCAAGGATTATAGCCATTCTGAACTTGAAGAAAATGAAGCTTACCAATATGCGGCTGTTCGTAATGCTCTTTATAATAAAGGAAAAACCATTGAAATGCTTATTAACTATGAGCCAGGACTTCAATATTTTTCAGAATGGTGGAAACAGTTATTTGGCGAGAGTGAAGGAAAAGACCAAAAAGGAATTTATCCGTCATCAGCAAACTTCTCAACTGATTTGCACTCGCTTGGACAATATGTTCAAGAAGGTCGTCGTGATTTATTTGAAACCATTATCAAGGTGGATAAGCCACGCTACGAATTAAAAATTGAAAAAGAAGAAAACGATCTTGACGGCTTAAATTATCTCGCTGGAAAAACAATTGATTTTGTTAATAATAAGGCATTTGAAGGTACAATGCTTGCCCATACAGATGGTGGAGTACCGAACTTAATTGTTACTATTCCTGCAATGGATGAATACACGTTTGGCTACTTAGCTTATTTCTTTGAAAAGGCTTGTGCGATGAGCGGGTACTTACTAGGAGTAAACCCATTCGACCAGCCAGGAGTTGAAGCGTATAAAGTAAATATGTTTGCGCTACTCGGAAAGCCTGGGTATGAAGAGAAGAAAGCTGAACTTGAAAAACGATTATAA
- a CDS encoding iron-containing alcohol dehydrogenase: MDNFTFWNPTKLIFGKNQLEQLKAEIPQYGKKVLLVFGGGSIKQSGLFDKVIQNLNEIDVQLFELPGVEPNPRIATARKGIEICKKEGIDFILAVGGGSVIDCTKLIAAGSKYDGDAWDLVVKKSFATDAIPFGTVLTLAATGSEMNAGSVITNWETNEKYGWGSAVTYPKFSILDPVNTFTVPRNQTIYGMVDMMVHVLEHYFHLEENTLLQDRMCESLLITVIETAPKLLNDLEDYENRATILYNGTMALNGMISMGYQGDWATHNLEHAVSAVYDIPHGGGLAILFPHWMEHNLKVKPERFKQLAVRVFGVNPEGKSDEEVGLEGIQKLRDFWTGIGAPARLADYDIDDSQLDLMADKAMVNGEFGNFKKLNREDVLAIYRASL; encoded by the coding sequence ATGGATAATTTTACATTTTGGAATCCTACGAAATTAATATTTGGCAAAAATCAATTAGAACAGCTAAAAGCTGAAATTCCTCAATACGGAAAGAAGGTATTGCTTGTTTTTGGAGGGGGCAGTATTAAACAAAGTGGTTTATTCGACAAAGTCATCCAGAACCTAAATGAAATAGATGTTCAGCTTTTTGAACTTCCAGGTGTTGAACCAAATCCTCGTATCGCAACTGCCCGAAAAGGGATTGAAATCTGTAAAAAAGAAGGAATTGACTTCATTTTAGCGGTAGGTGGTGGTAGTGTCATCGACTGTACGAAGTTGATTGCAGCAGGATCAAAATATGATGGGGATGCTTGGGATTTAGTTGTAAAAAAATCATTTGCAACCGACGCTATCCCATTTGGAACCGTTTTAACCCTTGCGGCAACAGGTTCTGAAATGAATGCTGGTTCTGTTATTACCAACTGGGAAACAAACGAAAAATATGGATGGGGAAGTGCGGTTACATACCCTAAATTTTCAATCTTAGACCCAGTAAATACTTTTACCGTGCCGAGGAATCAAACCATTTATGGAATGGTTGATATGATGGTACATGTTTTGGAACATTATTTTCATTTAGAGGAAAATACACTACTTCAAGATCGGATGTGTGAATCATTACTCATAACGGTCATTGAGACTGCTCCAAAACTGTTGAATGATCTTGAAGATTATGAAAATCGGGCAACTATTTTATACAATGGAACGATGGCTTTAAATGGAATGATATCAATGGGGTACCAAGGCGATTGGGCCACTCATAATCTTGAACATGCGGTCTCTGCTGTATATGATATTCCACATGGAGGGGGACTTGCGATTCTTTTCCCTCACTGGATGGAGCATAACCTGAAAGTGAAGCCTGAGCGCTTTAAGCAACTTGCCGTTAGAGTATTTGGTGTGAATCCAGAAGGAAAGAGCGACGAAGAAGTTGGTCTTGAAGGAATTCAAAAACTTCGTGATTTTTGGACAGGTATAGGTGCCCCAGCTCGTTTGGCAGATTATGATATAGATGATAGTCAACTTGATCTAATGGCAGACAAAGCAATGGTCAATGGAGAATTTGGCAATTTCAAAAAGCTAAACAGGGAAGATGTTTTAGCTATATATCGAGCTTCATTGTAA
- a CDS encoding DUF378 domain-containing protein: protein MSAIQRIALVLTIIGAINWGLIGFFQFDLVASIFGGQGSTLSRIIYGLVGIAGLVNLGLLFKPNEAMEREPEVRPTR, encoded by the coding sequence ATGAGTGCTATTCAACGCATTGCATTAGTTCTTACAATTATTGGTGCAATAAATTGGGGCTTAATCGGATTCTTCCAATTTGATCTAGTCGCATCCATCTTTGGAGGTCAAGGTTCAACACTTTCAAGAATTATTTACGGATTAGTTGGTATTGCAGGCCTTGTAAACTTAGGGCTTCTCTTTAAACCAAATGAAGCAATGGAGAGAGAACCTGAGGTAAGACCTACAAGATAA